The following are from one region of the Gammaproteobacteria bacterium genome:
- a CDS encoding S8 family peptidase: MDVYPHLRIEREQPVKQKRPGQPPRFSRPVDLPAHARKLQKSLATSIEEAGKDIGGFDNRPLFKLKVGALPPEQIEQAFPGVEVVSQEDGGYALAFADKAALDEFEARLSQLADGKTPKYANILYALEAFDHWTPEDRMGWALRRDGLPTQEPFILDVELWPLGRRDEREAMTTAFNAWLVKEGAVILDRINAEDLVAYRLKTSREQAEALLRHRDVRAADLPPRLGLELGVMHLDIQEVTQSAPLANAPFVAVLDSGIAEGHPLLAPALGDAQGFLLPDKASHDDDGHGTIVAGIALYGDVEACAQAKEFIPQLRLLSGRVLDHKAESDARFIENIVDEAVRYFHENYGCRVFNLSYGNLNKPYLGGRVGGLAYTLDRLARELDVLFVVPTGNFRDVPVEWLKTEYPRYLFRDEARLVDPAPALNVLTVGSLARWDRGAKAWRWQNDLPENPIAQRDQPSSFTRCGCSVKGAIKPELVAYGGNQAIDPRGGNVSNRWLGELSTGKDFADGHLLSERAGTSFAAPHVAHAAARLLAEVPNASMNLLRALLIANGRIPTASHDLFGGEEDQLAQVVGYGMVDVSNLFRSTEEQVILIAESALIDKHHHFYEVPVPESFYNSGKKSRRREITVALAHCPPVRTTRLDYKASRFQFRLVEAGTLEDAVAAFDKATVDEVESIKEINCNKTSYGAQKRAYGTVQASTWAIKRSRTKKLFVAVTRNDHAWGIPPFTLEEEPYALVIRMSDRENEEARLYTQIRAQLQARERARVRV, encoded by the coding sequence ATGGACGTATATCCTCATCTGCGGATTGAGCGGGAGCAACCCGTCAAACAGAAGCGACCCGGACAACCTCCCCGTTTTTCGAGGCCAGTAGACTTGCCTGCACATGCGCGCAAACTCCAAAAGAGCCTTGCGACCTCAATTGAGGAGGCTGGTAAAGACATCGGAGGTTTTGACAACCGTCCGCTTTTCAAATTGAAGGTCGGCGCGCTACCACCAGAGCAAATTGAGCAAGCATTCCCCGGCGTTGAGGTTGTAAGCCAAGAAGATGGCGGCTACGCGCTTGCCTTCGCCGACAAGGCCGCACTTGATGAATTTGAGGCCAGGCTTAGCCAACTTGCCGATGGTAAGACACCCAAGTACGCCAACATCCTCTATGCACTGGAAGCGTTCGACCACTGGACGCCGGAAGATCGTATGGGCTGGGCCTTGAGGCGTGATGGGCTACCGACTCAGGAACCTTTCATCCTCGATGTGGAGTTGTGGCCTCTTGGGCGACGCGACGAACGCGAGGCAATGACAACAGCCTTCAATGCCTGGCTGGTGAAAGAGGGAGCCGTAATACTGGATCGCATCAACGCGGAAGACTTGGTTGCCTATCGCCTGAAAACGTCACGTGAACAGGCCGAGGCGTTATTGAGACACCGCGATGTTCGCGCTGCTGACTTGCCACCTCGGTTGGGGTTGGAACTTGGCGTCATGCATCTCGATATTCAGGAGGTCACGCAATCTGCGCCACTGGCTAACGCCCCATTTGTGGCGGTACTCGATAGTGGCATCGCCGAAGGCCACCCGTTGCTTGCCCCGGCGCTGGGCGATGCACAGGGCTTTCTGCTCCCAGACAAGGCGTCCCATGATGATGACGGTCATGGAACTATCGTAGCGGGTATCGCACTCTATGGAGATGTCGAAGCTTGTGCCCAGGCTAAGGAATTCATCCCACAGTTGCGCCTATTGAGTGGACGCGTGCTCGATCACAAAGCCGAATCCGACGCGCGTTTCATCGAGAACATCGTGGATGAAGCGGTAAGGTATTTCCACGAGAACTATGGCTGCCGTGTCTTCAACCTTTCCTACGGCAACTTGAACAAACCATACCTTGGAGGTCGGGTTGGTGGTCTCGCGTACACTCTGGACCGCCTTGCGCGTGAATTGGATGTACTCTTCGTCGTACCGACGGGAAACTTCCGGGATGTACCTGTCGAGTGGTTGAAAACCGAATATCCGCGTTACCTCTTTCGAGACGAAGCCAGACTGGTCGATCCGGCTCCAGCGTTAAACGTGCTTACCGTTGGGAGCCTTGCCCGCTGGGATCGGGGCGCCAAGGCATGGCGCTGGCAAAACGACTTGCCGGAAAACCCGATTGCCCAAAGAGATCAGCCATCATCGTTTACCCGTTGTGGTTGTTCCGTAAAAGGGGCCATAAAGCCGGAGTTGGTGGCCTATGGCGGAAACCAGGCCATTGATCCCCGTGGTGGAAATGTGTCGAATCGGTGGCTGGGAGAATTGTCCACTGGAAAAGATTTCGCAGATGGACATTTGCTTTCTGAGAGAGCGGGCACAAGCTTCGCAGCCCCTCATGTCGCCCATGCTGCCGCTCGATTGTTGGCGGAAGTCCCCAATGCCAGCATGAATCTTCTCCGCGCGTTGCTGATTGCGAACGGAAGGATACCTACCGCTAGCCATGATCTTTTCGGTGGTGAGGAAGACCAGCTGGCGCAAGTCGTCGGTTACGGAATGGTTGATGTTTCCAATCTGTTCCGGTCCACTGAGGAGCAGGTAATTTTGATTGCTGAATCGGCCCTCATCGACAAGCATCATCACTTCTACGAAGTGCCGGTTCCAGAGAGCTTCTACAACAGCGGCAAGAAAAGCCGAAGGCGTGAAATCACCGTTGCGCTCGCACACTGCCCACCGGTCCGGACAACGCGCCTCGATTACAAGGCCAGCCGTTTCCAGTTCCGGCTAGTGGAAGCGGGGACTCTTGAAGATGCCGTGGCCGCTTTCGACAAGGCAACAGTCGATGAAGTTGAAAGCATCAAGGAAATCAACTGCAACAAGACAAGCTACGGCGCCCAGAAGCGCGCCTACGGGACAGTACAGGCATCCACATGGGCAATCAAGCGGTCCCGCACGAAAAAATTATTTGTTGCGGTGACCCGCAACGATCATGCATGGGGCATCCCGCCGTTTACGCTTGAAGAAGAACCCTATGCCTTGGTGATCCGCATGAGCGACCGCGAAAACGAAGAGGCGCGGCTCTATACACAAATCCGTGCGCAGTTGCAGGCGCGCGAACGGGCGCGTGTCCGTGTGTAA
- a CDS encoding DUF748 domain-containing protein: protein MRPPAFATKISGRKVILWLVGLLVLFSIAGFLATPPLIKKIAADLVYEKFQRRLVISDITLNPYTLTLTASGVSLSEPDGKSPAVTLDEALVNLDITSVLRRSMIIRELKLTGPHIKLIRYEGARYNISDIIAELLKPLESPTRFAISNIQISGGQIDFEDRPKSGRHRVSDVKLALPYISNFPDYADIYVEPAFSARVDDHPVTLAAKSKPFEKTRDSILEVTIKDLHLPEYLEYVPFEIPVKATSATLNTDLKVLFSMKENQPNSIRVSGQAALDGVELKERDGAELFKLARLTFHIADLDIIARQANITKVGFESPELYLSRTKSGSFNLASLLPADTKAASRENNSSEFRYAVDQASITNGTVHFSDLALRQPFHATLQDIEIKAAKLGNRPGQAATLDATLKTDGGESLEHHGDITLAPLSAQGKISLDGLDLLRYAPYYDSASPVAVHEGMLGASSRYSFAQTKNGAALRLTELAMTASALRLGIKNERRDFLTIPALSIEGVDIDFTQHTLSAGAISSRDGRLLISRAKNGSLNLSKLAQGGPQQTKKPERQDAAWQIAVKKAELTGYTLKFDDQAAAGPVTLTASPLNLAIEDFATFPRSRATVSLRTKLRGGGSLAASGPLQFGPFSTKLRLRANGINLVALQPYFTDKVNIILTRGEAAVNGRVNIEPVSGDTHKVLWVGEADISHLHSVDKVNAEDFLEWDSLHVGGINGSYNPFRLDIKEVALSDFYSRVIVNPDGRFNLQNILVKEEKQSQEPPPPAQPSADGENPVRIGAVTLQGGRINFSDRFIKPNYSANLTKFGGRVTGLSSQASILADVDLRSEVDGAAPLEIKGTINPLAKELFLDLQANVKGFELSPLTPYSGKYAGYGIDKGKLSLDIKYHVENRKLEAQNKLLLEQLTFGEKIDSPTATKLPVLLVVALLKDRNGNIDVNLPISGTLDDPDFSIGGIVIKMIVNFVVKVVTSPFALLGSLFGGGEELSYLEFDYGRHAIAPAMENKLNTLAKALNERPALDLDIAGRADPELDKEGLRNYQMEQKVKAAKLRTLVEQGIPAGSAEEITVESQEYPKYLKEAYKREKFPKPRTFIGLLKDLPVPEMEKLMLANTIITDDDLRQLANERANAVKEYLLRTGQVVPQQLFVVASRLQAEEGKDASKDKAKQSRVDFSLK, encoded by the coding sequence ATGCGCCCGCCCGCTTTTGCTACCAAGATTTCTGGCCGAAAAGTCATACTGTGGCTGGTCGGCCTGCTGGTGCTTTTCAGCATTGCGGGCTTTCTCGCCACCCCACCGCTAATCAAAAAAATCGCTGCTGACCTGGTCTACGAGAAATTTCAGCGTCGGCTCGTCATTTCAGACATCACCTTAAATCCCTACACGCTGACACTGACGGCAAGCGGCGTGTCGCTCAGCGAGCCGGATGGAAAAAGTCCGGCTGTTACGCTCGACGAGGCGCTGGTCAATCTCGACATAACATCCGTGTTGCGCCGGAGCATGATCATCCGCGAACTGAAACTTACCGGACCCCACATCAAGCTCATACGCTACGAAGGCGCCCGCTATAACATCTCGGACATCATTGCAGAGTTGCTCAAGCCATTGGAGTCGCCGACACGGTTTGCCATCAGCAACATCCAGATCAGCGGTGGCCAGATCGACTTTGAGGATCGCCCCAAGAGCGGCCGCCACCGTGTTAGCGATGTGAAACTCGCCCTCCCCTATATCTCCAATTTCCCGGACTATGCGGATATCTATGTCGAGCCAGCGTTTTCCGCACGGGTTGACGACCATCCCGTGACACTCGCGGCAAAGAGCAAACCTTTTGAGAAAACGCGCGACAGCATCCTCGAAGTCACGATCAAGGATCTTCATCTGCCCGAGTACCTTGAGTATGTCCCGTTCGAGATTCCAGTCAAAGCAACTTCCGCGACACTGAACACTGATCTCAAGGTGCTGTTCAGCATGAAGGAGAATCAGCCGAACAGCATCCGTGTGTCTGGACAGGCCGCGCTTGACGGCGTGGAACTGAAAGAGAGAGATGGCGCCGAGTTGTTCAAGCTTGCCCGGCTGACTTTCCATATCGCCGACCTCGACATCATCGCCAGGCAAGCAAACATCACTAAGGTGGGTTTTGAGTCGCCCGAGCTTTATTTGAGCCGCACCAAGAGCGGCTCCTTCAATCTGGCATCGCTGTTACCCGCTGACACCAAGGCTGCAAGTCGCGAGAATAACAGTAGCGAATTCCGCTATGCGGTAGACCAGGCCTCGATAACAAACGGAACAGTACATTTTTCCGACCTTGCCCTCCGGCAGCCATTCCACGCCACCTTGCAGGACATCGAAATCAAGGCCGCCAAGCTCGGCAATCGGCCGGGGCAGGCCGCCACACTCGATGCCACACTAAAGACAGATGGCGGCGAATCCCTGGAACATCACGGCGATATCACACTGGCTCCATTATCCGCACAGGGCAAAATCTCGCTGGACGGGCTGGATCTTCTACGCTACGCGCCTTACTACGACTCAGCATCGCCGGTTGCCGTGCACGAGGGGATGCTCGGCGCCTCATCACGGTATAGCTTTGCGCAAACCAAAAACGGCGCGGCGCTGCGCCTGACGGAACTGGCGATGACGGCAAGCGCCTTGCGCCTTGGCATCAAGAACGAGCGGCGCGATTTCCTCACCATTCCCGCGCTCTCGATCGAGGGCGTGGACATCGACTTCACCCAGCATACGCTCTCCGCAGGCGCCATCTCCAGCCGCGACGGGCGGTTGCTCATTAGCCGGGCCAAAAACGGTTCGCTCAACCTCTCCAAGCTCGCGCAAGGCGGCCCGCAGCAGACCAAAAAGCCTGAGAGACAAGATGCCGCATGGCAAATCGCGGTGAAGAAAGCCGAACTCACCGGCTACACCCTCAAATTCGATGACCAGGCCGCGGCAGGGCCGGTGACGCTGACGGCAAGCCCACTGAATCTGGCCATCGAGGACTTTGCGACGTTTCCACGCAGCCGGGCGACCGTTTCGCTGCGAACGAAACTGCGCGGCGGCGGTTCGCTAGCGGCCAGCGGCCCGCTCCAGTTCGGCCCCTTTTCGACAAAGCTGCGCCTGCGTGCCAACGGCATCAATCTCGTCGCGCTGCAGCCGTATTTCACCGACAAGGTGAACATAATTCTTACCCGCGGCGAGGCGGCGGTTAACGGCAGAGTGAATATAGAACCCGTGTCGGGCGACACCCATAAAGTGTTATGGGTGGGGGAGGCGGATATCAGCCATCTGCACTCAGTCGACAAAGTGAATGCGGAGGACTTCCTGGAATGGGACTCGCTCCATGTGGGCGGGATTAACGGCTCGTATAACCCGTTCCGGCTCGACATAAAGGAAGTCGCGCTGTCGGATTTTTATTCGCGCGTAATCGTCAATCCCGACGGCAGGTTCAACCTGCAAAACATACTCGTCAAGGAAGAAAAGCAGTCGCAGGAACCGCCGCCACCGGCGCAGCCATCCGCCGATGGCGAGAACCCGGTGCGAATCGGTGCAGTCACCCTGCAAGGCGGCCGCATCAACTTTTCCGACCGCTTCATCAAACCCAATTACTCGGCGAATCTGACCAAGTTCGGTGGGCGGGTGACAGGCCTGTCGTCGCAGGCAAGCATACTCGCAGATGTAGATCTGCGCAGCGAAGTCGACGGCGCCGCACCGCTGGAGATCAAGGGCACGATCAATCCGCTGGCGAAAGAACTGTTTCTCGACCTGCAGGCCAATGTAAAAGGATTTGAGCTTTCGCCGCTGACCCCTTACTCAGGCAAGTACGCCGGTTACGGCATCGACAAGGGCAAGCTCTCCCTTGATATCAAGTACCATGTCGAAAACCGCAAACTGGAGGCACAGAACAAACTCCTGCTCGAACAACTGACCTTCGGCGAAAAAATCGACAGTCCCACCGCTACCAAGCTGCCCGTGTTGCTCGTCGTTGCGCTGCTCAAGGACCGCAACGGCAACATAGATGTCAACCTCCCCATCAGCGGCACGCTGGATGATCCTGACTTCAGCATTGGCGGAATTGTCATCAAGATGATCGTGAATTTCGTTGTGAAGGTCGTAACCTCGCCGTTTGCACTGCTGGGATCGCTGTTTGGCGGCGGCGAAGAGCTGAGTTATCTTGAGTTCGATTATGGCCGCCACGCCATTGCCCCGGCCATGGAGAACAAGCTGAACACGCTCGCCAAAGCCTTGAACGAACGCCCTGCTCTTGATCTCGATATCGCCGGTCGTGCCGACCCGGAACTCGACAAGGAAGGTCTGCGCAACTATCAGATGGAGCAGAAGGTCAAAGCGGCCAAGCTCCGGACTCTCGTCGAGCAGGGCATCCCCGCCGGTTCGGCAGAAGAAATTACTGTCGAATCTCAGGAATATCCGAAGTACCTGAAAGAGGCCTACAAGCGGGAGAAATTCCCCAAGCCACGCACCTTCATTGGGCTACTCAAGGATCTGCCTGTGCCCGAGATGGAAAAGCTGATGCTGGCCAATACCATCATCACGGACGACGATTTGCGGCAACTTGCCAACGAACGCGCTAATGCGGTGAAGGAATACCTGCTCAGGACTGGCCAAGTGGTCCCGCAACAGCTCTTTGTGGTTGCGTCCAGATTGCAGGCTGAAGAGGGCAAGGACGCCAGCAAGGACAAGGCGAAACAAAGCCGCGTCGATTTCTCACTCAAGTAA
- the mtnC gene encoding acireductone synthase: MIKAILTDIEGTTSSLSFVKDILFPYARERMADFVRDHAHDAAVRKLLNDVKQIVERDLSDHQVIEQLIRWIDEDKKITPLKALQGMIWEDGYQRGAFKGHVYEDAVRNLKAWHGQGIRLCVYSSGSVHAQKLLFAHTEYGDLTPLFSGYFDTTTGGKREANAYLTIAEAMNTDPSEILFLSDIKEELDAAHTAGMQTVWLVREGALDTTAEHRQVADFDSLLTADK, translated from the coding sequence GTGATCAAAGCTATCCTCACCGATATCGAAGGCACCACCTCCTCGCTGTCCTTCGTAAAAGATATACTTTTCCCCTATGCCAGGGAACGCATGGCGGATTTTGTGCGCGATCATGCGCATGATGCGGCAGTGCGCAAGCTGCTGAACGACGTAAAACAAATTGTGGAGCGTGACCTCAGCGACCACCAGGTCATCGAGCAGCTCATCCGCTGGATTGATGAAGACAAAAAGATTACCCCCCTCAAGGCGCTGCAGGGGATGATCTGGGAAGACGGCTACCAGCGCGGTGCCTTCAAGGGCCATGTCTATGAAGATGCCGTGCGCAATCTCAAAGCGTGGCACGGGCAGGGCATACGGCTTTGCGTCTACTCCTCCGGCTCCGTTCATGCACAAAAACTGCTTTTCGCACACACCGAATACGGCGACCTGACGCCACTATTTTCCGGGTATTTCGACACCACTACGGGTGGCAAACGAGAGGCAAATGCCTATCTCACTATTGCTGAGGCCATGAATACCGATCCCAGCGAAATCCTGTTCCTCTCCGACATCAAGGAAGAGCTCGATGCTGCTCATACGGCGGGAATGCAGACGGTGTGGCTGGTGCGCGAAGGCGCCCTGGATACGACTGCTGAGCATCGGCAGGTCGCGGATTTTGACAGCTTGTTGACCGCTGATAAATAA
- a CDS encoding metallophosphoesterase: MTDFSKMNRREFLGITGKAGLATLVASAAGVSFGMVQVAEAAGNSRLTPFRFAILTDAHLYDIPDHKFDGILKKAVDDVNNMNPLPDFVVYLGDIGQSGKRTELEKGKRILSKLKVPLKVIPGEHDWYLDMGQAWRDMFGSPTWSFDHKGVHFIGMNSILVRDFWTMKGLTPDERMGFMEELECHHCGLWGVREEQLEWLKKDVKKLKPDTPVVVFTHSPLWDYYPRWNFQTEDAPQIREILSGFERVMAFHGHVHQVVYNRIGNLSSVGTLSTSWPWPYPGVELPFPDIKMNRVDPGDILDGLGTQYIDLEKEFSGALHYDAWADLLPEGVKKGVKL, encoded by the coding sequence ATGACTGATTTCAGCAAAATGAACAGAAGGGAATTCCTGGGCATCACGGGCAAGGCGGGGCTGGCGACCCTGGTAGCCAGTGCCGCCGGGGTTTCCTTTGGCATGGTGCAGGTAGCGGAGGCTGCGGGTAACAGTCGGCTTACACCGTTCCGGTTTGCGATTCTGACCGATGCGCATCTCTACGACATCCCTGATCACAAGTTCGACGGCATTCTGAAAAAAGCAGTCGATGACGTCAACAACATGAATCCCCTGCCGGATTTTGTCGTCTATCTCGGCGACATCGGCCAATCAGGCAAGCGTACCGAGCTGGAAAAGGGCAAGCGGATACTTTCCAAGCTAAAAGTGCCACTCAAGGTTATCCCCGGCGAACACGACTGGTATCTGGACATGGGGCAGGCATGGCGTGACATGTTCGGCAGTCCGACGTGGTCCTTCGATCACAAAGGGGTGCACTTTATCGGCATGAACTCTATTCTGGTGCGCGATTTCTGGACGATGAAGGGTCTGACGCCGGATGAAAGAATGGGCTTCATGGAAGAGCTGGAGTGCCATCATTGCGGCCTGTGGGGCGTCCGTGAAGAGCAGCTTGAATGGTTAAAGAAAGACGTCAAAAAACTCAAGCCCGATACCCCGGTAGTTGTCTTCACTCATTCGCCGTTGTGGGATTATTACCCGCGTTGGAACTTCCAAACCGAGGACGCGCCGCAAATCCGCGAGATCCTTTCCGGCTTCGAGCGGGTGATGGCATTCCACGGTCATGTGCATCAGGTTGTGTATAACCGGATAGGCAACCTATCCTCCGTGGGCACCCTGTCTACCTCCTGGCCCTGGCCCTACCCTGGCGTCGAACTGCCCTTCCCCGATATCAAGATGAATCGCGTCGATCCAGGCGACATCCTGGACGGCTTGGGTACGCAATACATTGACCTGGAAAAGGAGTTCAGCGGTGCTCTGCATTATGATGCGTGGGCGGATCTTCTGCCGGAAGGCGTCAAGAAAGGCGTCAAACTTTAA
- a CDS encoding cytochrome C — MKSNTKGRLFAFTGITVAIVSFAIFTIEPAQARKPFTQDELAAQYKDLMATVKEGDDLWHSAKLGKNGLACANCHPDAAASNPHTFPKWQANLGQVIPLRDMINWCIQVPLEGQALDANSKEMKALEAYSFYMHRGFKLKPGENTRQHPSVEVRSGAGYP; from the coding sequence ATGAAATCAAACACCAAAGGCCGTTTATTCGCGTTCACCGGCATCACTGTTGCTATCGTTTCCTTTGCCATTTTTACCATCGAGCCCGCGCAGGCCAGAAAGCCGTTTACCCAGGACGAGCTGGCAGCCCAGTACAAAGACCTTATGGCGACCGTAAAAGAGGGCGATGACCTGTGGCATAGCGCCAAGCTCGGCAAGAACGGGCTGGCCTGCGCCAATTGCCACCCGGATGCGGCGGCGTCCAATCCCCACACCTTCCCCAAGTGGCAGGCCAATCTGGGACAGGTGATTCCGCTGCGCGACATGATCAACTGGTGCATTCAGGTGCCGCTGGAAGGGCAGGCACTGGACGCCAACAGCAAGGAAATGAAGGCACTGGAGGCCTATTCCTTCTACATGCACCGTGGCTTCAAGCTCAAACCAGGCGAAAACACCAGGCAGCATCCGTCGGTCGAAGTGCGCAGCGGCGCGGGCTACCCATAA
- a CDS encoding DUF1566 domain-containing protein: MGAKHLFFLYAAMACAAPAWSYTCDTGSRPMSTPTERFKDNGDGTLTDSQSGLTWMRCALNQSWDGATCKGTPGGYTWQGALDAANQLNKKGGYAKHSDWRVPHIPELAMIAERQCTDPRINLTLFPATPAAPFWSATPRKGFDNDAYILSFGPEGATPGDKGEARFVRLVRGGKGTQH; the protein is encoded by the coding sequence ATGGGGGCAAAACACCTCTTCTTCCTGTACGCGGCAATGGCTTGCGCTGCGCCAGCCTGGAGTTACACCTGCGATACCGGGTCCCGCCCCATGTCCACGCCCACCGAGCGCTTCAAGGATAATGGCGACGGCACGCTAACCGATAGCCAATCGGGCCTGACCTGGATGCGTTGCGCACTGAATCAAAGCTGGGATGGCGCAACATGCAAGGGCACGCCGGGCGGCTATACCTGGCAGGGCGCCTTGGATGCGGCCAATCAACTCAATAAAAAGGGGGGCTATGCAAAGCATAGCGACTGGCGTGTCCCCCATATCCCCGAATTGGCCATGATCGCGGAACGGCAATGCACTGATCCCCGCATCAACCTGACGCTCTTCCCGGCCACCCCTGCCGCCCCGTTCTGGTCCGCCACGCCGCGCAAGGGCTTTGACAATGACGCCTATATCCTGAGCTTCGGCCCGGAGGGCGCAACCCCCGGTGACAAAGGGGAAGCACGCTTCGTTCGCTTGGTGCGTGGCGGCAAAGGTACACAACACTAA
- a CDS encoding M48 family metallopeptidase, whose protein sequence is MVNAYSIRESAKARRVCLKISPLGQVEVVVPRGFDHRRIPALVHGKQAWINKTLQRVNEQRQWLGQSAHDTLPDIIAMQAIDEVWQVEYKAIDSRRVTLSQSDGARLIVRGAVDNTSLCKSVLRLWLARKGQTHLRPWLEQISHETALPFRQVRIRGQKTRWGSCSRQKNINLNYKLLFLPAPLVRCVLVHELCHTIQLNHSPKFWALVEKKEPGYKALDAELRTARRHVPGWVE, encoded by the coding sequence ATGGTTAACGCTTACTCTATTCGGGAAAGTGCCAAGGCAAGGCGCGTCTGCCTGAAGATTTCGCCGCTGGGGCAGGTGGAGGTGGTGGTGCCGCGCGGCTTTGATCACCGGCGCATTCCAGCCCTGGTGCACGGGAAACAGGCATGGATTAACAAGACCCTGCAGCGGGTCAATGAACAACGGCAATGGCTCGGCCAGAGCGCTCACGACACCCTTCCCGATATCATTGCCATGCAAGCAATAGATGAGGTCTGGCAGGTTGAATACAAGGCCATTGATTCACGCCGCGTAACATTGTCGCAAAGTGATGGTGCGCGGCTAATCGTGCGCGGTGCTGTGGACAATACCTCATTGTGCAAGTCCGTGCTGAGGCTGTGGCTGGCACGCAAAGGCCAAACGCACCTGCGGCCCTGGCTGGAGCAGATCAGCCATGAAACCGCTCTACCCTTTCGTCAGGTGCGCATCCGAGGACAAAAGACCCGATGGGGAAGCTGCTCCCGCCAAAAAAACATCAATCTCAACTACAAGCTGCTATTCCTGCCCGCACCCCTGGTGCGTTGTGTGCTCGTCCATGAACTGTGCCACACCATTCAGCTCAATCATTCACCGAAGTTTTGGGCACTGGTGGAAAAAAAAGAACCCGGCTACAAAGCCCTCGACGCCGAACTGCGCACAGCCCGGCGCCATGTGCCAGGATGGGTGGAGTAA
- a CDS encoding L-threonylcarbamoyladenylate synthase, translating to MSFWRLKQAARELRKGGVIAYPTEAVYGLGCDPLNAQAVLRLLRLKNRPMEKGLILIASDFQQLTPFVCPLDPAIMDKISRTWPGPVTWLLPATPETPAWLRGAHDTLAVRVTDHPQAAALCRAFGGAIVSTSANPGGRKPARNALQVRGYFGDSIDCILSGAIGPRRNPSEIRDAATGKIVRPG from the coding sequence TTGAGTTTTTGGCGTCTTAAACAAGCTGCCCGTGAACTGCGCAAGGGCGGGGTCATCGCCTATCCCACCGAGGCGGTGTACGGGCTGGGGTGTGATCCGCTCAATGCGCAAGCGGTGCTGCGTCTGCTGAGGCTGAAGAATCGCCCCATGGAAAAGGGGTTGATCCTGATCGCCAGCGACTTCCAGCAACTCACGCCGTTTGTTTGCCCGCTTGATCCAGCCATCATGGACAAAATAAGCCGCACCTGGCCTGGCCCCGTCACCTGGCTGCTGCCCGCCACACCCGAAACCCCGGCCTGGCTGCGCGGCGCACACGACACCCTCGCGGTGCGTGTCACCGACCACCCGCAGGCAGCGGCGCTGTGCAGGGCGTTCGGTGGCGCTATTGTCTCCACGAGCGCCAATCCGGGTGGGCGCAAACCCGCGCGCAACGCCTTGCAGGTGCGTGGCTATTTCGGCGATTCCATTGATTGCATCCTGTCCGGCGCGATAGGCCCTCGGAGAAATCCCAGCGAGATCCGCGATGCCGCAACCGGTAAGATTGTCAGGCCCGGGTAG